A window of the Mucilaginibacter sp. cycad4 genome harbors these coding sequences:
- a CDS encoding DUF6358 family protein yields MGFKLVLNVLYTMGVALCFIVAYKMFTEKNYLIMAGAMVVGVVVIFMKLRLLKEVKETQQVKEVKGAQKKK; encoded by the coding sequence ATGGGTTTTAAACTGGTGCTCAATGTGCTTTACACCATGGGTGTAGCCTTGTGTTTTATTGTGGCTTATAAAATGTTCACCGAAAAAAACTACCTGATCATGGCCGGTGCCATGGTTGTTGGTGTAGTTGTTATTTTTATGAAGCTGAGACTTTTGAAAGAGGTTAAGGAGACCCAGCAAGTGAAAGAGGTTAAGGGTGCGCAGAAAAAGAAATAA
- a CDS encoding rhodanese-like domain-containing protein: MNEITVQELKEKIDKGEDFQLIDVREDFEYETSNLGGQLIPLGGVLIESEKISKDKPVVVMCRSGKRSAAAIMQLEQQGFTNLSNLRGGILAWQAEIDPELNVY, translated from the coding sequence ATGAACGAGATAACCGTACAGGAACTAAAAGAAAAAATTGACAAAGGCGAAGACTTTCAACTGATTGACGTTAGGGAAGATTTTGAATATGAAACTTCAAACCTTGGCGGACAGCTTATACCGCTTGGCGGCGTGCTGATAGAATCGGAAAAGATAAGTAAAGACAAGCCGGTAGTAGTAATGTGCCGCAGCGGTAAACGCAGCGCGGCTGCCATTATGCAACTGGAGCAGCAGGGTTTTACCAACCTGTCAAACCTAAGAGGCGGGATCCTTGCATGGCAGGCCGAAATTGACCCTGAATTAAACGTATACTAA
- a CDS encoding DUF4407 domain-containing protein — translation MKKVTRFFWFCSGAHIDTLKKYPIEHNKYVGIGATIFFTALFAALSGGYAMYFVFNGDAFAVGFAILFGLLWGTAIFNMDRYIVSSINKEGTTNQQILQASPRILLAIMIGIVISRPLELKIFDKEIRQKLKTAYLKGQRSKIDTLEKTYMQKYAMELGKNTDLKKEKDSLERDINRSRYQLNQEVFGDKTNQTSGITGYGTYAKQKQAVLEEKEVRLKTVTDNLGQMDQYLSARKDYEGLNGTRLFTEHQLDSLSAIAGFSDRNWALGQLTYTENGKRDLDTYLAISFIGYLFILFECLPVFVKLMSPKGPYDTAIAKTAEANIHLAERDKERDMAVTDNIYDHNLDTDIQRRKKIISSQSDYDFERHSYE, via the coding sequence ATGAAAAAAGTTACTCGCTTTTTCTGGTTCTGTTCAGGAGCACATATCGATACCCTAAAAAAGTACCCAATTGAACATAATAAGTATGTTGGTATTGGGGCAACCATATTTTTTACCGCTTTATTCGCGGCCTTATCCGGTGGCTATGCCATGTACTTTGTTTTTAATGGTGACGCATTTGCTGTAGGTTTTGCTATACTTTTTGGCCTGCTATGGGGAACTGCCATTTTTAACATGGACCGCTACATTGTATCCAGCATCAATAAAGAAGGTACAACCAACCAGCAGATCCTGCAGGCATCACCGCGTATTTTGCTGGCCATTATGATAGGTATAGTGATATCGCGCCCGCTCGAACTCAAGATCTTCGATAAAGAGATTCGCCAGAAGTTAAAAACCGCTTATCTTAAAGGCCAGCGCAGCAAGATCGATACCCTTGAAAAAACCTACATGCAAAAATATGCCATGGAGCTGGGTAAAAATACCGACCTGAAAAAAGAAAAGGACTCGCTGGAGCGGGATATTAACCGTTCGCGCTACCAGCTTAACCAGGAGGTTTTTGGCGATAAAACCAATCAAACGTCGGGCATTACCGGTTATGGCACATATGCCAAGCAAAAGCAGGCCGTACTGGAAGAAAAGGAAGTCCGCCTTAAAACCGTTACCGATAATTTAGGGCAGATGGACCAGTACCTGAGCGCCCGTAAGGATTATGAGGGTTTAAACGGCACGCGCCTTTTTACCGAACATCAGCTGGATAGCCTGTCTGCCATAGCAGGTTTCTCCGACCGTAACTGGGCGTTAGGGCAACTCACCTACACCGAAAACGGCAAGCGCGACCTGGATACGTATCTCGCTATCTCCTTTATTGGCTACCTGTTTATTCTGTTTGAATGTTTGCCGGTGTTTGTAAAACTGATGTCGCCCAAAGGGCCTTATGATACAGCCATCGCTAAAACCGCCGAAGCCAATATTCATCTTGCCGAGCGCGATAAGGAACGCGATATGGCTGTTACCGATAATATTTATGACCATAACCTGGATACAGATATCCAGCGGCGAAAGAAGATCATCAGCTCACAATCTGATTATGATTTTGAGCGGCATAGTTATGAGTAA
- a CDS encoding IS3 family transposase produces MKDMYTRISLVRLCRLLGITRQAYYQHFWQQEASGIEDTLILQEVVSIRQDHRAMGGRKLYEKLHPFLLDHGIKMGRDALFDLLSANGLLVKKRRRRHVTTWSGHRFNRWPNIIRSLEVVRPNQLWVSDITYWKVKEEHLYISLITDAYSHKVVGYHLADTLETIETIQALKMALKDLPEQLPEALIHHSDRGVQYCTESYVKLLQDRYIKISMTENGDPLENAVAERMNGILKEEYLKHHRPENKQQAKQLLDRAIELYNKHRPHFSIGLLTPQHVHDKSLLPQKLWKNYYRKNTNIVNVSQDITTLVNT; encoded by the coding sequence ATGAAAGACATGTATACAAGGATCAGCCTTGTACGATTATGTCGGTTACTTGGTATTACCCGTCAGGCCTATTATCAGCACTTTTGGCAACAAGAAGCATCTGGAATAGAGGATACACTTATATTGCAGGAGGTTGTCAGCATTCGCCAAGACCACCGGGCAATGGGTGGCAGGAAGCTTTATGAAAAGCTGCACCCTTTTTTGCTTGATCATGGCATTAAAATGGGACGGGATGCACTGTTCGACCTGTTGTCAGCTAATGGACTGTTAGTAAAGAAACGCCGCAGGCGGCATGTGACGACCTGGTCGGGTCACCGGTTCAACAGATGGCCGAATATCATACGCAGCCTGGAGGTCGTCAGGCCTAACCAACTGTGGGTAAGCGATATCACCTACTGGAAAGTAAAAGAAGAACATTTGTACATCAGTTTGATAACGGACGCTTATTCGCACAAAGTAGTTGGCTATCATTTGGCTGATACCTTAGAAACGATCGAAACGATACAGGCCTTGAAAATGGCTTTAAAAGACCTGCCTGAACAATTGCCGGAGGCACTTATACATCACTCGGACCGGGGAGTGCAATATTGCACAGAAAGCTATGTAAAGCTATTACAGGACAGATACATCAAGATCAGTATGACCGAGAACGGTGACCCATTAGAGAATGCCGTTGCTGAACGAATGAACGGCATTCTTAAAGAAGAATATCTTAAGCATCACCGGCCTGAGAATAAGCAACAAGCAAAACAATTACTGGATAGAGCTATCGAGTTGTATAACAAACACCGGCCACACTTCAGTATCGGTCTGCTAACGCCCCAACATGTGCATGATAAAAGCTTGCTACCTCAAAAATTGTGGAAGAACTATTATCGCAAAAACACTAACATTGTAAACGTATCACAGGACATCACTACACTTGTAAATACATAA
- a CDS encoding DNA-3-methyladenine glycosylase 2 family protein — protein MFEQFSHSNYHSICDQLAAGDPDLALIIQNHGYPPLWSRPNTFETLVHIILEQQVSLASALSALNKLRERVQEITPVRVLLLTDEEFKACYCSRQKTAYIKYLAEAIISGQIDLEAMEQMPDDVIRAKLTALKGIGNWTTDVYLMFVLQHADVFPIGDLAAVNALKRVKNLPKDITKEELLAVTEQWKPYRTVAAMLLWHYYLAPRPPKGGVKKKG, from the coding sequence ATGTTTGAGCAATTTTCACATTCAAATTATCATTCCATTTGTGATCAACTCGCAGCCGGCGACCCGGATTTGGCCCTGATTATCCAAAATCATGGCTATCCGCCCCTATGGTCACGGCCTAATACTTTTGAAACATTGGTGCACATCATTCTGGAGCAGCAGGTGTCCCTGGCCTCGGCATTGTCGGCTTTAAATAAGCTGAGGGAGCGGGTACAGGAAATTACCCCGGTCAGGGTTTTGTTACTTACCGACGAAGAATTTAAAGCCTGCTATTGCAGCCGCCAAAAAACAGCCTATATCAAATACCTTGCAGAAGCCATTATCAGCGGGCAAATCGATCTTGAAGCTATGGAACAAATGCCTGATGACGTTATCCGCGCTAAACTAACTGCCCTCAAAGGCATCGGTAACTGGACTACAGATGTGTACCTAATGTTTGTACTGCAGCATGCCGATGTTTTTCCTATCGGGGATCTGGCCGCGGTGAATGCGCTTAAACGGGTAAAAAATCTGCCAAAAGATATTACAAAGGAAGAGTTGTTAGCGGTGACCGAACAATGGAAACCTTACCGCACGGTAGCGGCGATGTTGTTATGGCATTATTATTTAGCCCCCCGGCCCCCTAAAGGGGGAGTTAAAAAGAAAGGTTAA
- the cphA gene encoding cyanophycin synthetase produces the protein MKIENIQVLRGPNIWSIRRKKLIQMRLDLQEMEHRPSNEIEGFYERLEKLLPSLYSHRCSPGVPGGFFQRVIAGTWMGHVIEHIALEIQTLAGMDTGFGRTRETKTRGVYNVVFAYLEEKVGVFAAESAVRITEALIKGEDYNLDADIQQMREIRENTRLGPSTGSIVEEAIARDIPWIRLNNQSLVQLGYGKNQVRFRATMTEKTSSIAVDIASNKEETKRLLQEQAIPVAKGVTISSASAVPDAIRKVGFPLVFKPLDGNHGRGISINIKTEEEAIEAYEHAAKISRRVIVERYVTGFDFRVLVIDNKMVAAALRKPAHITGDGRSNIQELIDLENTDPRRGYGHENVLTEISIDRDTLDLLEKKGYTLETIPAKDEVVYVKSTANLSTGGTSVDVTDHIHPQNIFICERISKIIGLDICGIDIMAQNLTEPLTDTGGVILEVNAAPGFRMHIAPSEGLPRNVAGHVIDMLYPAGKSARIPIIAITGTNGKTTTTRLIAHIVKNNGHRVGFTTSDGIYVQNNMMLKGDTTGPVSSEFILKDPTVDFAVLETARGGILRSGLGFGFCDIGVVTNIQEDHLGLSDIHSLEDLSRVKSVVLNSVKKDGWGVLNADNEYCVRIGKKAECNIAYFSRNENNPIIKSHCKKGGIAAICENGFITILKGDWKIRVQRTILIPLTFGGTVPFMIENVLAATLATFLWGFKTEDIKISLETFIPSASQTPGRMNIFEFKDFRFMIDFAHNPDGYTGIKEFLKHIDSPLKIGIIAGTGDRRDDDIRELGKLSAEMFDYIILRQEKHLRGRTAENIIGLLKEGIYSVDPDKKVEVVPKEVDAIKHAMSLAQPGTFITALSDVIDNAIETVQDYQEQERNGLFNV, from the coding sequence ATGAAGATCGAGAATATCCAGGTACTACGCGGACCCAACATTTGGAGCATCAGGCGCAAAAAATTAATACAAATGCGGCTTGATCTGCAGGAGATGGAACACCGCCCCTCCAACGAAATAGAAGGCTTTTATGAGCGGCTTGAAAAGCTGCTGCCATCGTTATACAGCCACCGCTGCTCGCCCGGTGTACCCGGCGGTTTTTTTCAGCGGGTGATTGCCGGCACCTGGATGGGCCATGTTATTGAGCACATCGCCTTAGAGATCCAAACCCTTGCCGGTATGGATACCGGTTTCGGCCGTACCCGCGAAACCAAAACAAGGGGCGTGTACAATGTAGTGTTTGCTTACCTGGAAGAGAAAGTTGGCGTTTTTGCAGCCGAATCTGCCGTACGCATAACCGAAGCGCTGATAAAAGGCGAGGATTACAACCTGGACGCTGATATTCAGCAAATGCGCGAGATCAGGGAAAATACCCGCCTGGGGCCAAGTACCGGGTCAATTGTGGAAGAAGCTATTGCAAGGGATATCCCATGGATCAGGCTTAACAATCAATCGTTGGTGCAGCTGGGTTACGGCAAAAACCAGGTACGTTTCCGCGCTACCATGACCGAAAAAACCAGCAGTATAGCCGTTGATATTGCCAGTAATAAGGAAGAAACCAAGCGTTTATTACAGGAGCAGGCTATCCCTGTAGCTAAAGGCGTAACCATATCATCAGCATCGGCTGTGCCTGATGCCATCCGCAAAGTGGGCTTCCCGCTGGTATTTAAACCGCTTGATGGCAACCATGGCCGTGGCATTTCTATCAACATAAAAACTGAAGAGGAGGCTATTGAAGCCTATGAGCACGCCGCCAAAATTTCGCGCCGTGTAATTGTGGAGCGTTATGTTACCGGCTTTGACTTCAGGGTGTTGGTGATCGATAATAAAATGGTTGCCGCCGCCCTCCGCAAACCGGCCCATATTACCGGCGACGGAAGGTCGAATATCCAGGAATTGATCGACCTGGAAAATACCGACCCGCGCCGTGGTTATGGTCATGAAAATGTGCTTACCGAAATTTCTATCGACCGTGATACGCTCGACCTGCTGGAAAAGAAAGGTTACACACTGGAAACCATACCAGCGAAGGATGAGGTGGTTTACGTAAAATCGACAGCTAACCTTAGCACCGGCGGTACTTCGGTTGATGTTACCGATCATATACACCCGCAAAATATTTTTATTTGCGAACGCATCTCCAAAATCATCGGCCTGGATATTTGCGGAATCGACATTATGGCGCAAAACCTTACCGAGCCGCTTACCGATACCGGTGGCGTGATACTGGAAGTTAATGCCGCGCCGGGCTTCAGGATGCACATCGCGCCAAGTGAGGGCCTGCCACGTAACGTAGCCGGGCACGTGATTGATATGCTTTACCCGGCCGGTAAATCGGCCCGGATCCCTATCATCGCCATTACGGGCACCAACGGTAAAACCACTACCACCCGCTTAATAGCGCACATTGTTAAAAACAACGGGCACAGGGTAGGTTTTACTACATCAGATGGGATCTACGTACAAAACAACATGATGCTGAAGGGCGATACCACCGGTCCGGTAAGTTCCGAGTTTATTTTAAAAGACCCGACAGTTGATTTCGCGGTATTGGAAACCGCCCGCGGAGGCATCCTGCGCTCGGGCCTCGGTTTTGGATTTTGCGATATAGGTGTAGTTACCAATATCCAGGAAGATCACCTTGGCTTATCGGATATCCACTCATTGGAAGACCTTTCCCGCGTGAAAAGCGTGGTGCTTAACTCGGTTAAGAAGGATGGCTGGGGAGTTTTAAATGCCGACAATGAATATTGCGTACGCATCGGCAAAAAGGCCGAATGTAACATCGCCTACTTTAGCCGCAATGAAAATAACCCGATCATTAAATCGCATTGCAAAAAAGGGGGCATTGCTGCCATTTGTGAAAACGGCTTTATCACCATTTTAAAAGGCGACTGGAAGATCCGCGTACAGCGTACTATCCTGATCCCGCTTACATTTGGTGGTACTGTGCCCTTCATGATTGAGAATGTGCTTGCAGCAACGCTGGCTACTTTTTTATGGGGATTTAAAACTGAAGACATCAAGATCTCGCTCGAAACCTTTATCCCATCGGCATCACAAACGCCGGGCCGTATGAACATCTTTGAGTTTAAGGATTTTCGTTTCATGATAGATTTTGCCCACAACCCGGATGGCTATACCGGCATCAAGGAATTTTTAAAGCATATCGATTCGCCGCTTAAAATTGGTATCATAGCCGGCACCGGCGACAGGCGCGACGACGACATCCGCGAGTTGGGCAAGCTATCGGCCGAGATGTTTGATTATATTATCCTGCGCCAGGAGAAACACCTGCGCGGCCGCACTGCCGAAAATATTATCGGTTTACTTAAGGAAGGAATTTACTCGGTTGATCCTGATAAAAAGGTTGAGGTAGTACCAAAAGAAGTTGATGCCATTAAGCACGCCATGAGCCTGGCCCAGCCCGGTACTTTCATAACCGCTTTGAGTGATGTGATTGATAATGCCATTGAAACTGTACAGGATTACCAGGAGCAGGAAAGAAACGGGTTGTTTAATGTATGA
- a CDS encoding cyanophycinase, with protein MIVPKGKLIIIGGAVDMGSNVTLQEHILQPDYIKFFEQGILRRIINESAKHEGSQIEVITTASQIPELVGAEYIKAFGQLNVTNVNVLHIKSREDAGNKVYLDRIRKADVVMFSGGDQLRLTAIFGGTEFLQILKQRYQKEDFVIAGTSAGAAAASTHMIYRGQSNEALVKGEVQITAGLGFIDSVIVDTHFVQRGRIGRLMYAVATNPGILGIGLGEDTGLLITEGYMMEAIGSGLIILVDGRNIVSTNIYDVELGSPISIENLRVHVMSIFDKYDLIQHRLIIKKSVKVEEGVFIHAPGSNLLQ; from the coding sequence ATGATTGTCCCGAAAGGTAAACTAATAATTATAGGTGGCGCGGTTGATATGGGGAGTAATGTTACTCTTCAGGAGCACATTTTGCAACCGGATTATATCAAATTTTTTGAACAGGGCATATTAAGGCGGATAATTAACGAATCGGCAAAGCATGAAGGCTCACAAATTGAAGTAATCACCACTGCTTCACAAATTCCGGAGCTTGTAGGTGCGGAGTATATTAAAGCCTTCGGCCAGCTCAACGTTACTAATGTTAATGTACTGCACATCAAAAGCCGCGAGGATGCGGGCAATAAAGTTTATCTCGACCGTATTCGCAAAGCCGATGTGGTGATGTTCAGCGGCGGCGACCAGCTCCGGCTTACAGCTATTTTTGGCGGTACCGAATTTTTACAGATCCTTAAACAGCGTTATCAAAAAGAAGATTTCGTTATCGCCGGTACTTCGGCAGGTGCTGCGGCAGCTTCAACACACATGATTTACCGCGGGCAAAGCAACGAAGCCCTTGTAAAAGGCGAGGTACAGATAACCGCCGGCCTTGGCTTTATCGACTCGGTTATTGTTGATACACACTTTGTACAGCGCGGCCGCATAGGCCGGTTAATGTATGCTGTAGCAACCAACCCGGGTATTTTAGGAATAGGTTTGGGCGAGGATACAGGCTTGCTTATTACCGAAGGTTATATGATGGAAGCTATCGGCTCGGGCCTCATCATTTTGGTTGATGGCCGCAACATCGTATCAACCAATATTTATGATGTGGAGCTCGGCTCGCCAATATCTATCGAAAACCTGAGGGTGCATGTCATGTCGATATTTGATAAGTACGACCTGATCCAGCACCGTTTAATCATAAAAAAGAGCGTGAAAGTTGAAGAAGGTGTTTTTATACATGCACCGGGCAGCAATCTTTTACAATAA